The following are encoded together in the Ranitomeya imitator isolate aRanImi1 chromosome 4, aRanImi1.pri, whole genome shotgun sequence genome:
- the IDH2 gene encoding isocitrate dehydrogenase [NADP], mitochondrial, translated as MAGYLRAVTSICKSSAAVLGRNPAALAPALTQQQRNYADKRIKVANPVVEMDGDEMTRIIWEFIKEKLILSNVDVELKYFDLGLPYRDQTNDQVTIDSALATKKYSVAVKCATITPDEARVEEFKLKKMWKSPNGTIRNILGGTVFREPIICKNIPRLVPGWTQAITIGRHAHGDQYKASDFVVDRAGKFKMVFNPADGSAAKEWEVYDFPAGGVGMGMYNTDESISGFAHSCFQYAIQKKWPLYMSTKNTILKAYDGRFKDIFQEIFEKHYKPQFDKLKIWYEHRLIDDMVAQVLKSSGGFVWACKNYDGDVQSDILAQGFGSLGLMTSVLVCPDGKTIEAEAAHGTVTRHYREHQKGRPTSTNPIASIFAWTRGLEHRGKLDGNQDLIDFSLKLEKVCVETVESGVMTKDLAGCIHGLSNVKLNEHFVNTTDFLDAIKNNLDKALGKK; from the exons ATGCAGACAAACGTATCAAGGTGGCTAATCCAGTGGTGGAAATGGATGGGGATGAGATGACCCGTATTATCTGGGAGTTCATCAAGGAAAAG ttgATCCTATCTAATGTTGATGTTGAGCTAAAATACTTTGATCTTGGACTTCCATACCGTGACCAAACCAATGACCAGGTCACAATTGACTCTGCCTTGGCCACTAAGAAGTACAGTGTTGCTGTGAAGTGTGCCACCATCACTCCTGATGAGGCCAGAGTTGAAG aGTTTAAGCTGAAGAAGATGTGGAAGAGTCCCAATGGAACAATCAGGAATATTTTGGGTGGAACAGTCTTCCGTGAGCCAATTATTTGCAAGAACATTCCACGCCTGGTGCCTGGATGGACACAAGCCATCACTATTGGCAGACATGCACATGGTGATCAG tacAAGGCCTCAGACTTCGTTGTTGATCGAGCCGGAAAATTCAAGATGGTGTTCAATCCAGCTGATGGCTCAGCAGCTAAGGAATGGGAAGTGTATGACTTTCCTGCTGGAGGCGTgggcatgggaatgtacaacaccgATGAG TCTATTTCTGGCTTTGCACATAGCTGCTTCCAGTATGCTATTCAGAAGAAATGGCCTCTGTACATGAGCACAAAGAACACCATACTGAAGGCTTATGATGGCAGGTTCAAGGACATCTTCCAGGAGATCTTTGAGAA GCATTATAAGCCACAGTTTGATAAACTGAAGATCTGGTATGAGCACAGGCTGATTGATGATATGGTAGCTCAAGTTCTCAAGTCTTCTGGAGGCTTTGTCTGGGCTTGTAAGAACTATGATGGAGATGTCCAGTCTGATATTCTTGCTCAAG GATTTGGTTCCCTTGGATTAATGACATCTGTCCTGGTGTGCCCAGATGGAAAAACCATTGAGGCAGAAGCTGCACATGGAACTGTTACACGTCATTACCGGGAACATCAGAAG GGTCGTCCCACAAGTACAAATCCCATTGCCAGCATCTTTGCATGGACTCGGGGCTTGGAACACAGAGGAAAGCTGGATGGAAACCAGGATCTAATTGA CTTTTCTTTGAAACTGGAGAAGGTTTGTGTTGAGACGGTTGAGAGCGGTGTAATGACAAAAGACTTGGCTGGCTGCATTCATGGTCTAAGCAA CGTCAAACTCAATGAACATTTCGTCAACACCACAGACTTCCTAGACGCCATAAAGAACAACCTGGACAAAGCACTTGGGAAGAAATGA